In Sporichthya polymorpha DSM 43042, a genomic segment contains:
- a CDS encoding IclR family transcriptional regulator, which yields MPATRELAAPVPEAARLAGGDLDFGSSAAKAIAVLDSFRGAGAVLGVTEIAARTGLSKSTAHRLLAVLVERRFVQRHDNRYMLGRALFELGALVPDCRPRSLREAAVPLMTDLYASTRATINLAVLEGAEVLYVEKLYGAGSVATPARVGGRMPALCTGVGKALVAFSPPDVIAEHLARPVRRLTPHTVVHRGLLSEQLAKAKETGVAHDHEESQLGIRCIAVPILRPGTSEPMGALSVTMRATENVKSQVVNELRWASNQIAATCRSHGL from the coding sequence ATGCCGGCAACCCGAGAGCTCGCTGCCCCTGTCCCCGAGGCCGCGCGTCTGGCCGGGGGTGATCTGGACTTCGGCAGCAGCGCGGCCAAGGCGATTGCGGTTCTGGACTCGTTCCGCGGCGCCGGTGCTGTCCTCGGCGTCACCGAAATCGCGGCCCGCACAGGTCTGTCGAAAAGCACTGCGCACCGGCTGCTCGCCGTCCTGGTCGAGCGACGCTTCGTCCAGCGGCACGACAACCGCTACATGCTGGGCCGCGCGCTGTTCGAGCTGGGAGCTCTCGTGCCGGACTGCCGCCCGCGGAGCCTTCGCGAGGCCGCGGTCCCGCTGATGACTGATCTGTACGCGAGTACCCGGGCGACGATCAACCTGGCCGTCCTGGAAGGGGCCGAGGTGCTCTACGTCGAGAAGCTCTACGGGGCAGGCTCGGTCGCGACCCCGGCCCGCGTGGGCGGTCGGATGCCCGCTCTCTGCACCGGCGTGGGCAAGGCCCTCGTCGCGTTCTCGCCCCCGGACGTGATCGCCGAGCACCTGGCGCGGCCGGTCCGCCGGCTCACCCCGCACACGGTCGTGCATCGCGGACTTCTGTCAGAGCAGTTGGCCAAGGCCAAGGAGACCGGCGTCGCGCACGACCACGAGGAATCCCAACTCGGCATCCGCTGCATCGCGGTTCCGATCCTCCGGCCCGGCACCAGCGAGCCGATGGGTGCTCTGTCGGTGACGATGCGTGCGACCGAGAACGTCAAGTCCCAGGTGGTCAACGAGCTTCGCTGGGCTTCCAACCAGATCGCGGCCACGTGCCGGAGCCACGGCCTCTGA
- a CDS encoding 2-keto-4-pentenoate hydratase, which produces MTSSSVTPQSVSLREIADELDRAARTGVPTGPPSAHHDGFDVDAAYEVQRINIGRAVSRGDVRVGHKIGLTSLAMQQQLGVDSPDFGVLLASMNVPNGSTAAQPLLQPRIEAEIAFLLGADLDSADLGVEDVLAATDAVMPALEIIDSRIADWKITLPDTVADNASSGAYVLGTAVPLPADLREVELVLTRGDEEVGRGLGSAALGHPAECVAWLARTLRARGDVLRAGSVILSGAVHASVPAIGGQTFTATSAVLGSVSVTFPARTEGQS; this is translated from the coding sequence ATGACGAGCTCATCCGTGACCCCGCAGTCCGTGTCCTTGCGCGAGATCGCCGACGAGCTGGACCGTGCAGCTCGCACCGGCGTGCCGACCGGGCCTCCCTCCGCCCACCACGACGGCTTCGACGTGGACGCGGCCTACGAGGTCCAACGGATCAACATCGGCCGGGCGGTCTCCCGGGGCGACGTGCGTGTCGGCCACAAGATCGGTCTCACCAGCCTGGCGATGCAGCAACAGCTCGGCGTGGACTCGCCAGACTTCGGGGTGCTGCTGGCGTCGATGAACGTGCCGAACGGGTCGACCGCGGCGCAGCCGCTGTTGCAGCCGCGGATCGAGGCCGAGATCGCGTTCCTGCTCGGCGCCGACCTGGACTCGGCGGATCTCGGCGTCGAGGACGTTCTGGCCGCCACCGACGCTGTCATGCCGGCACTGGAGATCATCGACAGCCGGATCGCCGACTGGAAGATCACGTTGCCGGACACGGTGGCCGACAACGCCAGCTCGGGTGCCTACGTGTTGGGCACCGCTGTCCCGCTGCCGGCCGACCTGCGCGAGGTCGAGCTGGTGCTCACGCGCGGCGACGAGGAGGTCGGGCGCGGCCTGGGCAGCGCAGCCCTCGGTCATCCGGCCGAGTGCGTCGCCTGGCTGGCCAGGACCCTACGAGCTCGCGGTGACGTCCTCCGAGCCGGTTCGGTGATCCTGTCCGGCGCCGTACACGCCTCGGTCCCCGCCATCGGAGGCCAGACGTTCACCGCGACCTCGGCGGTCCTCGGCTCGGTGTCCGTCACGTTCCCCGCGCGCACAGAGGGGCAGTCGTGA
- a CDS encoding acetaldehyde dehydrogenase (acetylating), which produces MSALRCAVVGPGNIGTDLVAKLLRTPGLEPAALIGIDPGSEGLRWAAARGVTTSDAGVEWLRANREEVDLVLEATSAGAHRANAALYAELGLQCIDLTPAKLGPGCVPPVNLDVALDAPDINLISCGGQATIPIVAAVRAVTPVPYAEIVATIASASAGPGTRASIDEFTRTTAGGVADIGGAERSKAVIVLNPADPPVLMRNTVFCAIDADVDLAAVVASIEEMRTRVADYVPGYRLTAAPSLSADLLRFPTWESATPLRRLAVSIEVEGAGDTLPPYAGNLDIITCAAVRLAQEVAAHRGVLAA; this is translated from the coding sequence GTGAGTGCACTGCGTTGCGCCGTGGTCGGGCCCGGGAACATCGGCACAGACCTCGTCGCCAAGTTGCTCCGCACCCCGGGGCTGGAACCCGCTGCACTGATCGGCATCGACCCGGGGAGCGAGGGCCTGCGGTGGGCCGCGGCACGAGGCGTGACGACGAGCGATGCCGGCGTCGAATGGTTACGGGCCAACCGCGAGGAGGTTGACCTGGTTCTGGAGGCCACCAGTGCGGGGGCCCACCGGGCCAATGCGGCGCTCTACGCCGAGCTCGGTCTGCAGTGCATCGACCTCACCCCGGCCAAGCTCGGTCCAGGTTGCGTGCCGCCGGTCAACCTCGACGTCGCGCTCGACGCTCCGGACATCAACCTGATCAGCTGCGGGGGTCAGGCGACGATCCCGATCGTGGCCGCCGTTCGGGCCGTCACCCCGGTCCCGTACGCCGAGATCGTGGCGACCATCGCCTCGGCGTCGGCGGGGCCCGGCACCAGGGCGAGCATCGACGAGTTCACGCGAACCACCGCCGGGGGCGTGGCCGACATCGGGGGCGCCGAGCGCAGCAAGGCGGTCATCGTGCTCAACCCGGCCGATCCGCCGGTGCTGATGCGCAACACGGTGTTCTGCGCGATCGACGCCGACGTCGACCTGGCCGCCGTGGTGGCCTCGATCGAGGAGATGCGCACGCGGGTCGCGGACTACGTCCCTGGCTACCGGCTCACGGCAGCCCCGTCGTTGTCGGCGGATCTGCTGCGCTTTCCCACCTGGGAGTCAGCGACCCCGCTGCGCCGCCTCGCCGTCAGCATCGAGGTCGAAGGCGCCGGGGACACCCTGCCGCCCTACGCCGGCAACCTCGACATCATCACCTGCGCGGCGGTCCGGTTGGCGCAGGAAGTCGCCGCACACCGAGGGGTTCTGGCCGCATGA